The Cellulomonas flavigena DSM 20109 DNA segment ACTTCGCGCTCGAGCCTCTCGACGTCGAGCTGCTCCTCGTCGCGCTCGCCTGCGAGATCGACTCGCGGTTCGAGCAGCTGTTCGGCTATCTCAACGACGACGTCACCCGGCGGCGGCCGTCGGTGACGGTGGCGCTCGCGCTGTGCGGCGTGCCGCTCGCGTCGTCGCACGGCCGGCACCGGCTGCTGCACGGGCCGCTCGTCACCGCGGGGCTGGTCGAGCTGGAGGAACCCGACCGGCCGCTGCCCGGGCGGCAGCTGCGCGTGCCCGACCGTGTGGTGGGGCACCTGCTCGGCGACGACGCCCCCGACCGCTCCCTCGACGGCGTGCTGCTCGACGAGGACGACGTGGCCTGGGGCGACCCCACCCGGCTGGTGAGCGCCCTGACGGGCGGCGCACGGCTCGTGTACCTGCGCGAGCAGCCCACCGGGTCCGGACGCGTGCTCGCGGTGCGAGCGCTGCACGCGGCCGGGCACGGGGCGCTCGTGCTCGACGGGTCGGCGCTCGCAGCGGGCACCGACCCGCTCGGAACCGTGCGGACCGCCGTCCGCGAGGCGCACCTCACGCGCTCCGGCCTCGTCGTGGGTGGGGTCGAGGACCTCGTCGGCCACCCGCGCGCCCTGCGAGCGCTGGTCGCCGCACGCGTCCCGGTCCTCGCCGTCGGACGGCGCTCGTGGGACCCCACCTGGAGCGAGTGGCCACCGCTGCTGCTCGACGTGCCGGCCTCGACCGTCGCGGAACGCACCGCGCTGTGGCGGCACTCGCTCGGGACGGACCACCGGGACACCGCGTCGGCGACCGCGCCCTTCCGGCTGCGTCCCGAGCAGGTCACCCGGGCGGCGCGGGCGGCGCGCCAGCAGGCGACGCTCGACGGGGAGCTCACCGTGGACCACGTCCGCGTCGGCGCGCGCGCAGAGAACGGCACCGAGCTCGAGCGGCTCGCCCGCCGCATCGAGCCCGCCGTGGGGTGGGACGACCTCGTGCTGCCGCCCGGCGCACTGACCGCCCTGCGGGAGATCTCGACCCGTGCCCGCCACCGCGAGCAGGTGCTCGGCGACTGGCGGATGCGGCCCGGCGGCGGGCGCGGGCACGGGGTCGCGGCGCTCTTCGCCGGCGACTCCGGGACCGGCAAGACCATGTCGGCCGAGGTCGTCGCGCACGACCTCGGCCTGGATCTGTACGTCGTCGACCTGGCCACCGTGGTCGACAAGTACATCGGGGAGACCGAGAAGAACCTCGAGCGCATCTTCGCGGGCGCTGCGGGCGTCAACGCGGTGCTGCTCTTCGACGAGGCCGACGCGGTCTTCGGGCGGCGCAGCGAGGTCAAGGACGCGCACGACCGGTACGCCAACATCGAGAGCGCGTACCTCCTGCAGCGCATGGAGTCGTTCGACGGGCTCGTCGTGCTGGCGACGAACCTACGCGCCAACATCGACGACGCGTTCATCCGGCGGCTCGACGTGGTCGTCGACTTCCCCGTCCCGGACGCGGCTCAGCGCACCGCCCTGTGGGACCGGTGCCTGGGTCACCGGGTGCCACGTGACGACGACGTCGACCTGACGTTCTGCGGCGAGGCGTTCGAGCTCGCCGGCGGGGCCATCCGCTCGGCCGCCGTGACCGCGGCGTACCTGGCGGCCGCCGACGGCGGCACGATCGCCATGCGCCACGTCGTCTCGGCGGTCTACCGGGAGTACCGCAAGCTCGGGCGGCTCACGCTCGAGAGCGAGTTCGGCCCGTACTGGCACGTCCTGCGATGACGCGGCGCTCCCCGGCGCGGCCGCACGTCGCCGCGCGTTGCCCGGACGGGCGGGACCGGTGCCCGGACGGACGTCCGTCACGTCCTGCTGCGCACGCGCCGCGGGTGACAGCGTCGAGGCACGACGACGAGAGAGGGGCAGCGATGCGCTCCCACGACCACGCGGACCACCCCGAGGGGCTCCGCACCGCCTCGCCCCGCGTCGACGAGGACCGCGCCGCACCCGTGGTGGGACGGGCGCTCGCGGGCGACCGCCCCGACCTGCTCGGCAGCGCGGGTCTGACGTACCTGCAGCGCACGGCCGGGAACTCCGCCACGGCCGACCTCGTCGAGGGTGAGCGCTCGCCGGTGCTCGACGTGCTGTCGTCGGGGGGTGGGCGGCCGTTGGAGCCCGGTGTGCGCTCGGACATGGAGGCCCGGCTCGGCGCCGACTTCGGCGACGTGCGCGTGCACACGGACTCCGCGGCGGCCGACTCGGCACGCGCGGTGGGCGCGCACGCCTACACGGTCGGGCGCGACGTCGTCTTCCAGCGCGACGCGTACGACCCGGACTCCCATGCCGGCCGCACCACCCTCGCGCACGAGCTCACGCACGTCGTCCAGCAGCGCTCCGGTCCCGTCGACGGCACGCCGACCGGCGACGGGGTCCAGGTGTCCGACCCGGGCGACCGCTTCGAGACCGCGGCCGCCGCCACGGCGGAACACGTCATGTCCGCCCCGGCCGGCGCGTCGGCCGTCGGCACCGCAGGCGCCGGCGTGGCCGCGGCGGTGCAGCGCGAGGAGGTACCCGAGGACGCCGAGCTCCAGGGTGCGTTCGTCCAACGCGAGGAGGAGCCCGAGGAGGATCTCGGGTCCTCCTGACAGCGCCCGATCGGGCAGCCGCTCCGCCCTGTCGCGCGACCCACCGGCCTCACGGGCCACCATCGCACCGCCGCACGCTGAACATCTACTCCCTGTGCCCGAGGAGGGGACATGCCGACCTACCTGTCACCCGGCGTCTACGTCGAAGAGGTGGAAGCGGGGTCCCGGCCCATCGAAGGGGTCGGCACCTCCGTCGCCGCATTCGTCGGCATGGCCGCCCGAGGCCCCTTCAACCAGCCCACGCTCGTGTCCAACTGGACGCAGTTCACCGAGGCCTTCGGCGACTTCGTCCCCGGGTCGTACCTCGCGCACGCGGTGTACGGCTACTTCCTCAACGGCGGGAGCACGGCGTACGTCGTGCGCATCGGCCAGGAGCAGACCGCCGACGCCGACGAGGTCCGGGGTCGCGCGGCGCCGAAGGCCCTGCCGGCGGGCGCCCAGGCCGTGGTCGGGGCGTACCGGGTGCAGGCGGCCGAGCGGGCCCCCAAGACCAAGCAGCTCAGCGTCGAGATCGCCGACGCCGGCGGCGAGAACCCGCCGGACGACCAGTTCAAGCTGGTGGTGCGGGTGGACGGCAAGGAGGCGGAGACCTTCGACAACGTCACCACCAAGCGCGGCGACGACAACGTCGCGACGAAGGTCAACCAGCACAGCAAGCTCGTCGTCATCGAGGAGCTCGCGTCGGGCAGCGCGCTGACCCGGCCCGACAAGGGCACCGCGGAGCTGCAGGTGCCGGAGCCCGAGCCCGAGCCGCCCGCGACCGGCGACCTGGGCGCCGACGACTACATCGGCGACGCCGCCGACCGCACCGGCTTCAGCGGCCTGGAGGCCGTCGACGAGGTCACGATCGTGGCCGTGCCGGACCTGGTGGCCGCGCTCGAGCAGGGCGCGATCGACCTCGAGACCTTCCAGGCCGTGCAGCTCGCGATGATCGCGCACTGCGAGCTCATGGGGAACCGCATGGCGATCCTCGATCCGCCGCCGGGCCTCAACCCGCAGCAGGTCAAGGACTGGCGCGTCGACACGGCCGGCTACGACTCGAAGTACGCGACCCTGTACTGGCCGTACCTCAAGGTGTTCGACCCGGCCACGGGCGGCAACCGGTTCGTGCCGCCGTCGGGGCACGTCGCCGGCATCTGGGCGCGCAACGACGAGTCCCGCGGCGTCCACAAGGCCCCCGCCAACGAGGTCGTCCGTGGCGTCATCACCCTCGCCACGCAGATCACCCGCGCCGAGCACAACCTGCTCAACCCTGTCGGCATCAACGCCATCCGCACGTTCCCGGGCCGCGGCGTGCGGGTGTGGGGCGCCCGCACGCTCTCGTCGGACCCGGCCTGGCGGTACGTCAACGTCCGGCGGCTGTTCAACTACCTCGAGGAGTCGATCCTCATCGGCACCCAGTGGGTGGTCTTCGAGCCCAACGACGACGCCCTGTGGGCCCGGATCCGGCGCACCATCAGCGCGTTCCTCGTCAACGAGTGGCGCAAGGGCGCGCTGTTCGGCCTCAGCCCCGAGGAGGCGTTCTTCGTGCAGTGCGACCGGGAGACGAACCCGGCCGAGGCCATCGACGCCGGGCAGGTCACCTGCCGCATCGGTGTCGCGCCGGTCAAGCCTGCCGAGTTCGTCATCTTCCAGCTCTCGCAGTTCTCCGGCGGCACCAGCCTCGCGGCCGAATGACACACGACAAGGATGGTGACTGAGCGATGGCACTCCCCGACCAGTTCGACCTCGCGACCGCGTACGCGTTCAGCGTGAAGATCGACGGCATCCAGATCCCCCACGTCATGGAGGTCAGCGGCCTCAAGGCCGAGGTCGACAAGGTGACCTACCAGCAGCAGGGCCAGGACGGGAAGTTCGTGACCCGGCAGATGATGGGCCGGCAGAAGGCGGGCGAGTTCAAGGTCAAGCGCGGCCTGACGGACTCCACGACCGTGACCGACTGGCTCAAGGCCGTGTTCGACGGCAAGCTCTCCGAGGCCCGCAAGACCGCCGAGGTCGCGATCTACACGTCGGACAACACGCTGCTCAAGCGGATGAACTTCCGCAACGTCTGGGTCAAGGACGTCGAGCTCGGCGGCACCCTCAAGGCCGGGTCCACCGAGCCGTTGTCGGAGACGTTCACGGTCTGCTGGGACGAGATGGAGTTCGCGTGATGCGACGCTCCCCGCTCCCGCTCGTGCTGGACGAGCCGCCCGTCGCCGAGCAGGCCGACGGGCGGCCGCCGGCGCGCGAGACGCTGCGCACCGAGTTCGACTTCGTCCTGCCGCGCGGCTACCTGGACGCGGACGGCGTGCTGCACCGTCACGGCACGATGCGCCTGGCGACCGCGCGTGACGAGCTGCTGCCGCTGTACGACGCACGCGTGCAGGAGAACCCGGCCTTCACCACCGTCGTGCTGCTCAGCAGGGTCCTGACGTCGCTCGGCACGCTGTCGGCCGTCTCGTCCTCCGTCGTGGAGAACATGTTCGCGTCGGACGTCGCGTTCCTGCAGGACCTGTACCGGCGGATCAACGCCGAGGGGCACACGCGCGCCGCCGTGACCTGCCCGTCGTGCGCGCACCGGTTCGACGTCGACCTCTCCGGCGGGCGCCTGGGGGAATCGTGACGTACGCGCCCGAACGCATCCACCAGGAGGTCGCGTACGTCGCCTACCACTTCCACTGGTCGCTCGACGCGATCCTCGACCTCGAGCACCCGCAGCGGCTGCGGTACGTGCAGGAGATCGCGGCGATCAACCGCCGCATGACCGAGGAGCGCTGACGTGCGCCTGCCGTGGCGGCGCCCCGCGCCCGGGGCCGAGCCGTCGACCGTCGCCCGGACCCCGGACCGCGGCGCGGACCGCGTGCTCGCGGAGTCCCGCGCGGGCTGGGCGTTCCTGCCGCCGCTGCAGCGGACGCTGGGGGCCACCGAGCTCACGACGCGCGCCGGGGAGTTCGCCGCCGCCCTGCCCACGCGCGCGCTGCCGCTGCTGACCGGCGAGATGTCCCACCTCGTGAGCCCGGTCGCGCCGGCCGGGGTCGTCGACGGCGACGGCGACCGGACGGCCGTCCCGGGCACGAGGTCGGCCGACGTCGACCTCACGCTCCTGCCCCCTGCCGGCCCGCGGTCCCTCCCCGCGCGGGTGCAGCGCCGGACCGGCGTGCTCACCGGTCTGGACGCACCCCCCGCCGACGTGCCGGTGCTGCGGGCGGTCCCCGTGGACCCGCCCGCCCCGGCCGACGTCCCCGGGGGAGGCGGCGGCACCGACGCCCCGGCACCGACCGCCGGGGACGCGGTGAGCAGGTCGCTGCTCACCGCGGCGCCCGCCTCGGGGGCCGCACCGCGCACGTCTCCCCTGTCGCCGGCACCGCACCCGGACGGCTCTGCGCTGCCGGTCGTCTCCCCGGGTGCGGCACCCGGCGGATCCTCCCGACCCGCGACGGCCCCGGCGACAGTGCCGCCGCTGCCCTCCGGGCCGGCCGTGCAGCGCGCCACCGTGCAGCCGGCCGTGCCGGCCGGACCGGGGTCCTCCCCCGGCGGCGCGACCCACCCGACGCCCTCACCGACGGGTACGCCGACCCCCGGGGCGGTGCGCGTCCCGCCGGTCACGGCCGCGGCCCGGCCGGAGCCTGCACCCGCGCCCGTCCGGCCCGCCCCCGGTATCGGGCCGACCGCCCAGCGGCGGGTCGGGCTGGGTGCACCCCTGCCGCACGACGCCCCGCCGCCGGCCCCGGGCCCCCGCTCCGCCGTGTCGGCACCACCGGCCACGCCCCCGGCGCCGCCGGGCCCCGGGGCGGCCTCCGGCGTCGACGGGCTCCCCGCGGCGCACGTGCCCGATCCGGCCCGCCGGACGACATCCCCGGACCCGACCGTCGTGCCGCCGACCCTCGTGCCGCCGACCCTCGTGCCGCCGACCCTCGTGCCGCCGACCCTGGTGCAGCCGGCCCTGGTGCAGCCGACCGTCGGCCCGCACCTGAGCGCCGCACCGGCGCCCCCCGACCTGCGGGTCGTGCAGCGGGCGACCGAGCAGCCGGTGAACGAGCAGCCGGTGCACGAGCAGTCGGTGCACGAGCAGTCGGTCCACGAGCAGCCGGTGTCCGGGCGGCAGACGTCCGACGCGCACCGGTCCCCGAGCCCCGAGGCACCGGCCGCGCCGCCGCACGACGTGCCCGTGCTCGGCGCCGGTGACGCGGACGCCGACGCGCCCTCACCCACCGGTGCCGTCGCGCAGCCCACCGCGGGGACGCCCGGGCACCGCGTCGCGTCCGTCCCTGCCCTGCCCGTCGTCGCGCGCACCGCCGACCAGGCGCTCGCCGACGCCGGCGCGACCACGCAGTCACGGCCGCTGCCCGCACCCGCGGGGCCGGTGCGGCCGGCGGCGGGCACCCCGGCGGCCGCCGGCACCACCCGTCCCGTCGCGGCGCTGCCGTCCCCGGGTCCCCTGCCGGTGGTGCCGGCGGTCCAGCGGAACGACGACCCCCCGGCGCCCCTCCTCGGGGCGGGCCCGACCTCTCCGCCCGCCGCCCCCGACCACCCGGCCGGCGCCACCGCCCTCGTGCCCGGCGTGCCCGCCGTCGAGCCACCGCGCGCGCCGGTGCCCGCCGTGACGTCCCTCGGTCCTCGACCGGTGACGCCGCGCGGACGCACCGCCCCGGTCACCGCGCACGCCCCGACGGGCGCCGTGCAGCGCGCGGCGTCATCGCCGACCGGCGCGACCGCCGCTCAGGTGTCGCTGCTCTCGACCTCGCGCGGCGCCCTGCGCGCCACCTCGCAGGCACCGGCGACGCCCGGCGGGGCGACCGGCCTCCCGCCCGCGGTCCGCACCGGCCCCCCGACGCCCCTCCAACGGACCGCGAGCGCGACCACCGTCCGTCCGGCGAGGACCGTGCTGCGCGACCCCGGGGGCACGTCGGCTCCCGACGGTCCCGCCCCGGCGCGCCTCGGGACGCCCGTCGAGACGTGGCCGACCGGCAGCCCCCCCGGGGACCGGGAGACGGTCCCCGGCGCGGGCGTGCTGGGCGTGCTGGGCGTTCCGGTCGCGCCGGTCGCGCCGGTCGCGCCGGTCGCGCCGGTCGCGCCGGTGCAGCGCGCGATCGCCCCCCCACCGCTGCTCGAGCTCGCCCGGCAGCCGGCCCCCCAGGCGACTGAACTCGCAGGCGCGTCGCAGACCGCCGCGGCGCCGCACCTGCCCACGCCGACCGTCCAGACGGCCGTCGCCGCCGCACCCGGCCCGGTCGCCGTGCCCGGCACCGCGACGACGCCGACGTCCCCGACGGGGTCGCCGTTCGCGGCCGCGACGGCGGCCGACCTCGACGAGCTCGCACGCCGCCTGACGGAGCCGATGCTGCGGCGCGTGCGCGGGCAGCTGCTCGTCGACCGCGAGCGCCGCGGTACGCGGGTGGACCTGTGACGAGGAACGAGGGAGGTGGACCATGAGCGAGGCGGTGAGGGTGCTGCAGGAGGTCGACACCGCCGTCGGCGTGCACTACCTGGTGAAGGTCGACGGCGAGGACCTCGGGCACTTCAGCTCGTGCGAGGGCCTCGGGGTCGAGGTCGTGCTCGAGAGCCGCGAGGAGGGCGGCTTCAACACCGGCGTCTGGCAGCTGCCGACGCGGCTGAAGTACCCGAACGTCAAGCTGTCGCGCCCGCTGGGCGCCGGCACGGGCAAGGTCGCCCGGTGGCTGTCCAAGGTCAGCCAGGGTCTGGTCGCGACGACCGCGACGATCACCGCCCGATCGACGTCCGGCCAGGACATCGTCACCTGGAACCTGCTGGGCGTCGTGCCGGTGCGCTGGACCGGGCCGTCGCTGACCACGGAGAACGGCAAGGTGGCGACCGAGACGCTCGAGCTCGCGCACCACGGGTTCCACGACGGCGCAGGGTGGTGACGTGACGTGGGAGGTGCTCCGACAGGGCTGGACGCCGGCGCGGCGACGACCGCGGGCGGCTCCGAGGGTTCGCTGAAGAAGGCGCTGCTCGAGCTGCACGAGCCGTCGCTCGACGGCTCGCTGCACAAGCCCGGTGCGCTCATCGGCACGATCGCGTTCCAGTTCAACCCGAAGGAGCTGACGGTCAGCAAGGCCGCGACCTGGACGCGCCCGACGACGCGGGGGTCCACGAAGGCCAGCCCGCCGCAGTACCAGGGCCCGAAGCCGTCGAGCATGACGCTCGAGATGTTCCTCGACGCGTCCGTGGTCCTCGCCACCGGCGGTGCGCAGGGCGACGGTGTCGTGCCGACCGTCGAGAAGCTCCTGCGGTGCTGCGTGCCCACCGACAGCTCGCACGGGAAGAAGAAGGACTCACCGCCGTGGGTCCAGCTGAAGTGGGGCGGTGTGACCGGGTTCGTGGGGTACGTCGAGAAGGTCGACGCGAAGTACACGCTGTTCACGCCCGCCGGCCTGCCCGTGCGGGCGGTGTGCACCGTCACCCTGCAGGAGCTCGCGGGCGAGCCGCCCGGCACCAACCCGACGTCGGGCACCCCGACGCCGCACCGCGAGCACGTCGTCGTGCACGGGGACTCGCTGGCCGGCATCGCCTACGCCGAGTACGGCGACGCGTCCCTGTGGCGGGCCGTCGCCGAGGTCAACAGGGTCGACGACCCCGCGCGCCTGCGCCCCGGTCGGCGGCTGCTGCTGCCCACCGCGGACGAGGTCGCACGGCCCACGTCGCGGTCGGGCCTGCCGGGCGCTGCCGTGCCGGCGCTGCCGGCGGCCCCGGCACCGGCGCGGGAGGTGGCCCGTGGCGCACGGTGAGGAGCACAGCGCGTCGCTCCTGGTCGACGTCGAGGGCCAAGAGCTGCCGATCGACGTGCGGGTGCTCATGGTCGCCGCCTCGGTGGACTCCAGCCGCAACGTCCCCGACATGTTCGTGCTGCGCTTCAGCGACGAGGCGGGGACCGTGCTGACGAAGGGACGCTTCACGATCGGCGCCAGGGTGCGGCTGCGCGTGCAGAGCAGCGCACCGGGCGCCCCGGCCCCGCTGCTGGACGGTGAGGTCACCTCGCTGGAGGCCGAGCTGGACGCGGACGGGTTCCACACGGTCGTGCGCGGCCTCGACCGCTCGCACCGGCTGTTCCGGGGACGCCGCATGGAGGCCTACCGGAACATGACCGTCGACGAGATCGCCCGGAAGGTCGCGAGCCGTGCAGGCCTGCGGGCCGGCCGGTGCGACGTGGGCGGCGGCCCGCTCGAGCACACGGTGCAGGACAACGTGAACGACTGGGACTTCCTCACGTCCTTGGCCGCCCCGCGCGGCGCGATG contains these protein-coding regions:
- a CDS encoding ATP-binding protein, with amino-acid sequence MSVPVDASTAHVLGRVAVVEERVRELVARRRRDDPQPDDPFRGLYLSDDAVDRLLAGPAVDPLSHAVDARTVASETAADRAQAAGERLRLRELAHDFALEPLDVELLLVALACEIDSRFEQLFGYLNDDVTRRRPSVTVALALCGVPLASSHGRHRLLHGPLVTAGLVELEEPDRPLPGRQLRVPDRVVGHLLGDDAPDRSLDGVLLDEDDVAWGDPTRLVSALTGGARLVYLREQPTGSGRVLAVRALHAAGHGALVLDGSALAAGTDPLGTVRTAVREAHLTRSGLVVGGVEDLVGHPRALRALVAARVPVLAVGRRSWDPTWSEWPPLLLDVPASTVAERTALWRHSLGTDHRDTASATAPFRLRPEQVTRAARAARQQATLDGELTVDHVRVGARAENGTELERLARRIEPAVGWDDLVLPPGALTALREISTRARHREQVLGDWRMRPGGGRGHGVAALFAGDSGTGKTMSAEVVAHDLGLDLYVVDLATVVDKYIGETEKNLERIFAGAAGVNAVLLFDEADAVFGRRSEVKDAHDRYANIESAYLLQRMESFDGLVVLATNLRANIDDAFIRRLDVVVDFPVPDAAQRTALWDRCLGHRVPRDDDVDLTFCGEAFELAGGAIRSAAVTAAYLAAADGGTIAMRHVVSAVYREYRKLGRLTLESEFGPYWHVLR
- a CDS encoding DUF4157 domain-containing protein: MRSHDHADHPEGLRTASPRVDEDRAAPVVGRALAGDRPDLLGSAGLTYLQRTAGNSATADLVEGERSPVLDVLSSGGGRPLEPGVRSDMEARLGADFGDVRVHTDSAAADSARAVGAHAYTVGRDVVFQRDAYDPDSHAGRTTLAHELTHVVQQRSGPVDGTPTGDGVQVSDPGDRFETAAAATAEHVMSAPAGASAVGTAGAGVAAAVQREEVPEDAELQGAFVQREEEPEEDLGSS
- a CDS encoding phage tail sheath family protein gives rise to the protein MPTYLSPGVYVEEVEAGSRPIEGVGTSVAAFVGMAARGPFNQPTLVSNWTQFTEAFGDFVPGSYLAHAVYGYFLNGGSTAYVVRIGQEQTADADEVRGRAAPKALPAGAQAVVGAYRVQAAERAPKTKQLSVEIADAGGENPPDDQFKLVVRVDGKEAETFDNVTTKRGDDNVATKVNQHSKLVVIEELASGSALTRPDKGTAELQVPEPEPEPPATGDLGADDYIGDAADRTGFSGLEAVDEVTIVAVPDLVAALEQGAIDLETFQAVQLAMIAHCELMGNRMAILDPPPGLNPQQVKDWRVDTAGYDSKYATLYWPYLKVFDPATGGNRFVPPSGHVAGIWARNDESRGVHKAPANEVVRGVITLATQITRAEHNLLNPVGINAIRTFPGRGVRVWGARTLSSDPAWRYVNVRRLFNYLEESILIGTQWVVFEPNDDALWARIRRTISAFLVNEWRKGALFGLSPEEAFFVQCDRETNPAEAIDAGQVTCRIGVAPVKPAEFVIFQLSQFSGGTSLAAE
- a CDS encoding phage tail protein gives rise to the protein MALPDQFDLATAYAFSVKIDGIQIPHVMEVSGLKAEVDKVTYQQQGQDGKFVTRQMMGRQKAGEFKVKRGLTDSTTVTDWLKAVFDGKLSEARKTAEVAIYTSDNTLLKRMNFRNVWVKDVELGGTLKAGSTEPLSETFTVCWDEMEFA
- a CDS encoding DUF6760 family protein produces the protein MTYAPERIHQEVAYVAYHFHWSLDAILDLEHPQRLRYVQEIAAINRRMTEER
- a CDS encoding phage tail protein, with protein sequence MSEAVRVLQEVDTAVGVHYLVKVDGEDLGHFSSCEGLGVEVVLESREEGGFNTGVWQLPTRLKYPNVKLSRPLGAGTGKVARWLSKVSQGLVATTATITARSTSGQDIVTWNLLGVVPVRWTGPSLTTENGKVATETLELAHHGFHDGAGW
- a CDS encoding LysM peptidoglycan-binding domain-containing protein, which translates into the protein MGGAPTGLDAGAATTAGGSEGSLKKALLELHEPSLDGSLHKPGALIGTIAFQFNPKELTVSKAATWTRPTTRGSTKASPPQYQGPKPSSMTLEMFLDASVVLATGGAQGDGVVPTVEKLLRCCVPTDSSHGKKKDSPPWVQLKWGGVTGFVGYVEKVDAKYTLFTPAGLPVRAVCTVTLQELAGEPPGTNPTSGTPTPHREHVVVHGDSLAGIAYAEYGDASLWRAVAEVNRVDDPARLRPGRRLLLPTADEVARPTSRSGLPGAAVPALPAAPAPAREVARGAR